A window from Sulfitobacter sp. OXR-159 encodes these proteins:
- a CDS encoding pyridoxal-phosphate dependent enzyme — protein sequence MPPVSDLIAQSAARSCVVHRKIAGAISRTPVIASRLPMAEGTRLFYKTENFQHTGSFKLRGASAKLTTVPLDRPVITASSGNHGIACSRAAQTTGHDLIVVLPETVVAKKRKTIEGFGTKVVIHGSDASFSERHAQALAEAEGYTYISPYNDAEVIAGQGTAALELLDQIEGIDTVFISMGGGGLISGMGSVIKEFSPQTRVIGVSAANSCALAASIKAGKIVETDHLDTLADGVAGGVDEGSLTLPMASAVIDEIVYCNEEQIAAALKVLAWEENMLVEGAAALALAAYLAEPQKYAGQTSAVLLCGGNYEVDQLRGII from the coding sequence ATGCCGCCAGTCTCTGATCTGATCGCCCAATCCGCCGCGCGTTCCTGCGTGGTTCACCGCAAGATCGCAGGCGCGATTTCACGCACCCCGGTGATCGCCTCGCGCCTGCCGATGGCAGAGGGCACGCGGCTTTTCTACAAAACCGAGAACTTTCAACACACCGGGTCGTTCAAGCTGCGCGGGGCAAGTGCCAAACTGACCACGGTGCCGCTGGACCGACCGGTCATCACCGCATCCTCCGGCAACCACGGCATCGCCTGTTCACGTGCCGCCCAGACCACGGGGCATGATTTGATCGTCGTGCTGCCCGAGACGGTCGTCGCCAAGAAACGCAAAACCATCGAAGGTTTTGGCACCAAGGTCGTGATCCATGGGTCGGATGCGTCGTTTTCGGAACGGCATGCGCAGGCCTTGGCCGAGGCCGAAGGCTACACCTATATCTCACCCTACAACGACGCCGAGGTGATCGCGGGCCAAGGCACCGCCGCGCTGGAACTGCTTGACCAGATCGAAGGGATCGACACTGTCTTTATCTCGATGGGCGGGGGCGGGTTGATCTCGGGCATGGGGTCGGTGATCAAAGAGTTCTCGCCGCAAACCCGTGTGATCGGCGTGAGTGCTGCCAACAGCTGCGCTCTGGCGGCGTCGATCAAGGCGGGCAAGATCGTCGAGACGGACCATCTTGACACGCTGGCCGATGGCGTGGCGGGCGGGGTCGATGAGGGGTCGCTCACCCTGCCGATGGCAAGCGCGGTGATCGACGAGATCGTATATTGCAACGAAGAACAAATCGCCGCCGCGCTAAAGGTGCTGGCATGGGAAGAGAATATGTTGGTCGAAGGGGCCGCCGCCTTGGCGCTGGCGGCCTATCTGGCGGAACCGCAGAAATACGCAGGCCAAACCTCTGCCGTCTTGCTTTGCGGGGGCAACTACGAGGTCGATCAGTTGCGCGGCATCATCTGA
- a CDS encoding aminotransferase, giving the protein MKIATFGVEMWMNEFENHCRYNLAETCVDSITLGELIDMAGVDNSVLGELRGMRMGYGAIEGSDRLRDAVAGLYETQSRENILTTHGTIGANALVHQTLISRGDHVIAIVPTYQQHYSIPESIGAEVELLHLRPENGFLPDLNELRAMMRPDTRMIATNNPNNPTGALMDRAMLAEIAEIARGSEAWVLCDEVYRGTDQTGDGYTASICDLSDRGISTAGMSKAYSLAGLRVGWVAGPQALLEKIMIHRDYNTISVGGIDEYFSALALESRAQILDRAHRITRGNLEILADWVEAEPLISWVKPQSGTTALVKYDLPLRSREFCTQLLEEEGVLFTPGSAMDMEGWLRIGFANSTADLQAGLALVSTFLARQSAAQTTTQP; this is encoded by the coding sequence ATGAAGATCGCGACCTTCGGCGTCGAAATGTGGATGAACGAGTTCGAAAACCACTGCCGCTACAACCTCGCCGAGACCTGCGTCGATTCGATCACATTGGGAGAGTTGATCGACATGGCGGGCGTCGACAATTCGGTGCTGGGCGAATTGCGCGGGATGCGCATGGGCTACGGCGCGATCGAAGGCTCGGACCGTCTGCGCGACGCAGTGGCGGGGCTTTATGAGACTCAAAGCCGCGAGAACATCCTGACCACCCATGGCACCATCGGGGCCAATGCCTTGGTACATCAGACTCTGATCTCGCGCGGCGACCATGTCATCGCCATCGTGCCGACCTACCAGCAGCACTATTCCATCCCCGAGAGCATCGGCGCAGAGGTCGAACTGCTGCACCTGCGCCCCGAGAACGGGTTTCTGCCCGATCTGAACGAATTGCGCGCCATGATGCGCCCTGACACGCGGATGATCGCCACCAACAATCCCAACAACCCGACCGGCGCGCTGATGGACCGCGCGATGCTGGCAGAGATCGCCGAGATCGCGCGCGGCAGCGAGGCTTGGGTGCTCTGCGATGAGGTCTATCGCGGCACCGATCAGACGGGTGATGGCTATACCGCCTCGATCTGCGATCTCTCCGACCGCGGCATCAGCACGGCGGGCATGTCCAAGGCCTATTCGCTGGCCGGGCTGCGCGTGGGCTGGGTGGCGGGGCCGCAGGCGCTGCTTGAGAAGATCATGATCCACCGTGACTACAATACGATTTCCGTCGGGGGGATCGACGAGTATTTCTCGGCTCTCGCGCTTGAGAGCCGTGCGCAGATCCTTGACCGCGCACATCGGATCACCCGGGGGAACCTCGAAATTTTGGCAGATTGGGTTGAGGCGGAGCCGCTGATCTCATGGGTGAAACCCCAGTCGGGCACAACGGCGCTGGTGAAATACGACCTACCGCTGCGCAGCCGCGAGTTCTGCACCCAGTTGCTGGAGGAAGAGGGCGTGCTTTTCACCCCCGGCAGCGCCATGGATATGGAGGGTTGGCTGCGCATCGGTTTCGCCAATTCGACCGCCGACTTGCAGGCCGGGCTGGCACTTGTCTCGACCTTCCTCGCGCGGCAGAGCGCGGCCCAGACCACCACGCAGCCTTAA
- a CDS encoding serine hydrolase — MTFAATPALQAVVDHALAHETDWPRSMYHPDGAYVGNREWNESGPWTEIVGPVKPRGGPAGVILHRGQRVADWGDTTRTDMTFSIAKSYLSVLAGLAVKDGLITDLDAPVGDSVPGPHFAGDHNGRITWRHMLQMNSEWRGEIFGKDDQVDHYRQIGPGADNSRKGQLRKVGPPGSHYEYNDVRVNALAYALLMRFGRPLPEVLRERIMDPIGASDDWRWEGYSTSWIEMAGRRVQSVTGGGHWGGGLFIGADDHARFGQFICQNGQWNGAQILPEGWMQQALTPTPTLDKYGFLWWLNRGAEADPKLPETAFSAQGAGGHTIWIAPKHDIVAVMRWLAPTATPHFLRQLFAALADH, encoded by the coding sequence ATGACATTCGCCGCCACCCCCGCCCTGCAAGCCGTCGTCGATCACGCGCTGGCGCATGAGACTGACTGGCCCCGCTCGATGTATCACCCCGATGGGGCCTATGTTGGCAACCGCGAGTGGAACGAAAGCGGCCCTTGGACCGAGATCGTGGGCCCGGTAAAGCCGCGCGGCGGCCCGGCAGGGGTGATCCTGCACCGGGGGCAGCGGGTCGCCGATTGGGGCGATACGACGCGGACCGACATGACCTTTTCCATCGCCAAGAGCTACCTGTCGGTGCTGGCGGGGCTGGCGGTGAAGGATGGGCTGATCACCGACCTCGACGCGCCCGTGGGCGACAGCGTGCCGGGGCCGCATTTTGCGGGCGACCACAACGGGCGCATCACTTGGCGGCATATGTTGCAGATGAACAGCGAATGGCGCGGCGAGATTTTCGGCAAGGACGATCAGGTCGACCATTACCGCCAGATCGGGCCGGGGGCAGACAACAGCCGCAAGGGACAATTGCGCAAAGTCGGCCCACCGGGAAGCCATTACGAATACAATGACGTGCGGGTAAATGCGCTGGCCTATGCGCTGTTGATGCGCTTTGGCCGCCCGCTGCCAGAGGTGCTGCGCGAGCGGATCATGGACCCGATTGGCGCCTCAGACGACTGGCGGTGGGAGGGCTATTCAACGTCGTGGATCGAGATGGCGGGCAGGCGCGTTCAATCGGTCACCGGCGGTGGCCATTGGGGCGGCGGGCTGTTCATCGGCGCCGACGATCACGCGCGCTTCGGCCAGTTCATCTGCCAAAACGGCCAGTGGAACGGCGCGCAGATCTTGCCCGAAGGTTGGATGCAGCAAGCGCTGACGCCCACGCCGACACTGGATAAATACGGCTTCCTGTGGTGGCTGAACCGCGGGGCGGAGGCTGACCCCAAGCTGCCCGAAACCGCCTTTAGCGCGCAGGGCGCGGGTGGGCACACGATCTGGATCGCGCCGAAGCATGACATCGTGGCGGTGATGCGCTGGCTCGCCCCAACCGCCACGCCCCACTTTCTGCGCCAGCTTTTTGCCGCGCTGGCAGACCACTGA
- a CDS encoding Lrp/AsnC family transcriptional regulator, whose protein sequence is MPQTPRLDATDRRIIRALQRNGRMTNLDLAEEVGLSPSPCLRRLRALEKNGAIRGYSVEVDAKAYGLPVTVMVRVTLDGHDEGTVKRFENKIRAIPEVLECFVMSGLSDYLLRVVVGDLEDYERFVRARLHPIGGIGSIDTSFVYGVVKRSQVYPDIGG, encoded by the coding sequence ATGCCCCAAACACCCCGATTGGACGCGACTGACCGCCGCATCATCCGCGCGCTACAGCGCAATGGCCGGATGACGAACCTTGATCTGGCCGAGGAAGTTGGCCTGTCGCCTTCCCCCTGTCTCCGCCGCCTGCGCGCGCTTGAGAAAAACGGCGCGATCCGTGGCTATAGTGTGGAGGTCGACGCCAAGGCCTACGGCCTGCCGGTTACGGTCATGGTGCGGGTGACGCTCGATGGCCATGACGAGGGCACGGTGAAACGTTTTGAAAATAAGATTCGCGCGATCCCGGAGGTGCTGGAGTGTTTCGTGATGAGCGGATTGTCAGACTACCTGCTGCGCGTGGTGGTGGGTGATCTGGAAGACTACGAGCGTTTCGTGCGCGCCCGGCTGCACCCCATCGGCGGCATCGGGTCAATCGACACCAGTTTTGTCTACGGGGTGGTCAAACGCTCTCAGGTCTATCCTGATATCGGGGGCTGA
- a CDS encoding methionine gamma-lyase has protein sequence MTENQKSFSTRAIHHGYDAQSEQGALNPPIYMSSTFTFETAEAGGDMFAGERAGHFYTRISNPTLDHLEKRIANLEGAEAGLATASGMGAITSTLWTFLQAGDEIIIDKTLYGCTFAFMTHGLPRFGVKVTLVDMTEPENLSEVISAQTKIVYFETPANPNNRLVDIAAISAIAHRAGAKVVVDNTYATPVITRPIEHGADIVLHSATKFLSGHGDVVAGLVVGSAEDMTQVRLVGLKDMTGAVMSPLTAMLLLRGIKTLELRMERHCATAAKVAEALEAHPAVLHVAYPGLESFPQAELARRQMGNFGGMIPFEVKGGKPGGIAFMNRLHLIQRAVSLGDAESLIQHPASMTHSTYSPEERAEHGIAEGLVRLSVGLESAEDIIDDLYAALGAHNMQAA, from the coding sequence ATGACCGAGAACCAGAAATCCTTTTCCACCCGCGCCATCCACCACGGGTATGACGCGCAAAGCGAACAGGGCGCGCTGAACCCGCCGATCTACATGAGCTCGACCTTCACCTTCGAGACCGCCGAGGCCGGTGGCGACATGTTCGCGGGCGAACGCGCGGGGCATTTCTATACCCGCATTTCCAATCCGACGCTGGACCATCTGGAAAAGCGCATCGCCAATCTTGAGGGGGCCGAAGCGGGCCTCGCCACCGCCTCGGGCATGGGGGCGATCACCTCCACGCTCTGGACATTCCTGCAGGCGGGCGATGAGATCATCATCGACAAGACGCTTTACGGCTGCACCTTCGCCTTCATGACCCACGGTCTGCCGCGCTTTGGCGTCAAGGTGACGCTGGTCGATATGACCGAGCCTGAAAACCTCTCCGAGGTAATCAGCGCCCAGACCAAGATCGTCTATTTCGAGACGCCCGCGAACCCGAACAACCGTCTGGTGGACATCGCCGCGATCTCGGCCATCGCGCATCGCGCCGGGGCCAAGGTGGTGGTCGACAACACCTATGCCACGCCGGTGATCACCCGCCCCATCGAACATGGCGCGGATATCGTGCTGCATTCGGCGACGAAATTCCTCTCGGGCCACGGTGATGTGGTCGCGGGTCTTGTCGTTGGCAGTGCCGAGGACATGACGCAGGTGCGGCTTGTCGGGCTCAAAGACATGACCGGTGCCGTGATGTCGCCCCTGACCGCCATGCTGCTCTTGCGCGGGATTAAAACGCTGGAACTGCGGATGGAACGGCACTGCGCCACCGCGGCCAAGGTGGCCGAGGCGCTCGAAGCGCATCCGGCGGTGCTGCATGTCGCCTATCCGGGGCTGGAGAGCTTTCCGCAGGCCGAACTGGCGCGGCGGCAGATGGGCAATTTCGGCGGCATGATCCCCTTTGAGGTCAAGGGCGGCAAACCGGGCGGCATCGCCTTTATGAACCGTCTACACCTCATTCAGCGCGCGGTGAGCCTTGGCGATGCGGAAAGCCTGATCCAGCATCCGGCGAGCATGACCCATTCCACCTATTCCCCCGAGGAACGCGCCGAGCATGGCATCGCCGAAGGGCTGGTGCGGCTCTCGGTTGGGCTGGAATCTGCGGAAGACATCATTGATGACCTTTACGCCGCGCTTGGCGCGCATAACATGCAAGCGGCCTGA
- a CDS encoding transketolase-like TK C-terminal-containing protein — protein MTALAPAQLKTIEQRLLWLSHWMIHNANHIRPKVDGIKVGGHQASSASMVSIMTALYFSALRPEDRVAVKPHASPIFHAMQYLMGNQTREKMENFRGFQGVQSYPSRTKDIDDVDFSTGSVGLGVAVTSFASLVQDYITAKAWGADVDLGRMVALVGDAELDEGNIYEALQEGWKNDLRNTWWIIDYNRQSLDGVVREGLFKRIEQIFDAFGWDVVKVKYGALQRAAFDEPGGDKLRDWIDNCPNQLYSALTYQGGAVWRERLMEALGDQGDVTALIDARSDDELADLMENLGGNCVQTMAETFAAIDHDRPVCFLAYTIKGWGTPIAGHKDNHGGLMTKSQMADWQKHMGVNEGAEWEKFATVDDPDALQTALDRVPFFAKGRRRYGDAALPVPQIELSSDREISTQMAFGKILDDLSKGDSDLAARIVTMSPDVTGTTNLGPWVNRRKLFARSEQADTFINEKIPSTAKWEFTPEGQHIELGIAEMNLFLLLGAAGLSHSLFGKRVIPIGTVYDPFVARGLDALNYACYQDARFMIVGTPSGVTLAPEGGAHQSIGTPLIGMSQDGLASFEPAFADELAVIMQWAFDYLQKDGEGDPDERTWLRDETGGSVYLRLTTNPIEQPGKRVDEDFRQGAIDGAYWLRKPGPNCDVVIAYQGAVAPEAIKAAGNIAEGRRDVGVLAVTSADRLNAGWTAAQRARARGYHAAQSHIETLLGQLPRNCKLVTVIDGHPATLSWLGSVVGHQTVPLGVEHFGQTGTIADLYRHFGIDARSIVEKVQGLTPGRQMLHRVAG, from the coding sequence ATGACCGCTCTCGCCCCTGCCCAGCTCAAAACCATCGAACAACGTCTGCTGTGGCTGTCGCATTGGATGATCCACAACGCCAACCACATCCGGCCCAAGGTGGACGGGATCAAAGTGGGCGGGCATCAGGCGTCTTCGGCCTCCATGGTGTCGATCATGACGGCGCTTTATTTCAGCGCCCTGCGGCCTGAGGACCGGGTTGCGGTCAAACCCCATGCTTCGCCGATCTTCCACGCGATGCAATATCTGATGGGCAATCAGACCCGCGAGAAGATGGAAAACTTCCGCGGATTTCAGGGCGTGCAGAGCTACCCCAGCCGGACCAAGGACATCGACGATGTGGACTTCTCCACCGGCTCGGTCGGCCTTGGCGTGGCGGTGACTTCCTTCGCCTCATTGGTGCAGGATTACATCACCGCGAAGGCTTGGGGCGCGGATGTCGATCTGGGCCGCATGGTGGCGCTGGTGGGCGATGCGGAACTCGACGAGGGCAATATTTATGAGGCCCTGCAGGAGGGCTGGAAGAACGATCTGCGCAACACATGGTGGATCATCGACTACAACCGCCAATCGCTCGACGGGGTGGTGCGCGAGGGGCTGTTCAAACGGATCGAGCAGATTTTCGACGCCTTCGGCTGGGATGTGGTCAAGGTGAAATACGGCGCCCTGCAACGTGCGGCTTTCGACGAGCCGGGCGGCGACAAGCTGCGCGACTGGATCGACAATTGCCCCAACCAACTTTACTCGGCGCTGACCTATCAGGGCGGCGCGGTCTGGCGCGAGCGGCTGATGGAGGCGCTTGGCGATCAGGGCGATGTCACAGCACTAATCGACGCGCGCAGTGATGACGAACTGGCCGATCTGATGGAGAACCTCGGCGGCAACTGCGTGCAGACCATGGCCGAGACCTTTGCCGCCATCGACCACGACCGCCCGGTCTGTTTTCTGGCCTACACGATCAAGGGCTGGGGCACGCCGATCGCGGGGCACAAGGACAACCACGGCGGGCTGATGACCAAAAGTCAGATGGCCGATTGGCAGAAACACATGGGCGTGAATGAGGGCGCGGAATGGGAGAAATTCGCCACCGTCGACGACCCCGATGCCCTGCAAACCGCGCTCGACCGCGTGCCGTTTTTTGCCAAGGGCCGCCGCCGCTACGGTGACGCAGCCCTGCCGGTGCCGCAGATCGAACTTTCCAGCGACCGCGAGATTTCCACGCAGATGGCCTTTGGCAAGATCCTCGACGATCTGTCGAAAGGCGACAGCGATCTGGCCGCGCGTATCGTCACCATGTCCCCCGATGTGACCGGCACCACGAACCTCGGCCCGTGGGTGAACCGGCGCAAGCTGTTTGCGCGCAGCGAACAGGCCGACACCTTCATCAACGAGAAGATCCCCTCCACCGCGAAATGGGAGTTCACCCCCGAGGGCCAGCATATCGAGCTTGGCATCGCCGAGATGAATCTCTTTCTGCTCTTGGGTGCGGCGGGTCTGTCGCATTCGCTCTTTGGAAAACGGGTCATTCCCATCGGCACGGTCTACGACCCCTTTGTCGCCCGCGGCTTGGATGCGCTGAACTATGCCTGCTATCAAGATGCGCGCTTTATGATTGTCGGCACGCCATCGGGCGTGACGCTCGCCCCCGAGGGCGGCGCGCATCAATCCATCGGCACGCCGCTGATTGGGATGAGCCAAGACGGGTTGGCGAGCTTCGAGCCCGCCTTTGCCGATGAGTTGGCCGTCATCATGCAGTGGGCTTTCGATTATCTGCAAAAGGATGGCGAAGGCGACCCGGACGAGCGCACGTGGCTGCGCGATGAGACCGGCGGCTCGGTCTATCTCCGGCTCACCACCAATCCCATCGAACAGCCCGGCAAGCGGGTCGACGAGGACTTCCGCCAAGGCGCCATCGACGGGGCCTATTGGCTGCGCAAGCCGGGGCCGAACTGCGACGTGGTGATTGCCTATCAAGGTGCGGTGGCGCCCGAAGCGATCAAAGCGGCGGGCAACATCGCCGAAGGCCGCCGCGATGTCGGCGTACTGGCGGTGACCTCTGCCGACCGTCTGAACGCGGGCTGGACCGCCGCGCAACGCGCCCGCGCGCGCGGCTACCACGCGGCGCAAAGCCATATCGAGACGCTGCTGGGGCAGCTCCCGCGCAACTGCAAACTGGTCACGGTGATCGACGGGCATCCGGCGACGCTTTCGTGGCTGGGCTCGGTCGTTGGGCACCAGACGGTGCCGCTTGGGGTTGAGCACTTCGGCCAGACCGGCACCATTGCCGACCTTTATCGCCACTTCGGGATCGACGCGCGGTCGATCGTGGAAAAGGTGCAGGGGCTGACCCCGGGCCGCCAAATGCTTCACCGGGTAGCGGGCTAG
- a CDS encoding isoaspartyl peptidase/L-asparaginase, whose amino-acid sequence MTYSLAIHGGAGTLLKENITPEQEAAYHDALARALEAGEAILREGGSAMDAVEAAVCALEDEPLFNAGRGAVYTSEGAQEMDAAVMDGRDRRAGSVAGVFGPKNPVKLARAVMERTEHVTLIGPNALEIARQAGLEFGDRDYFFTQSRWDALQETLAMRARGEVSDDPARRHGTVGAVARDVGGNIAAATSTGGMTAKAPGRVGDTPMIGAGTFADNATCAVSATGHGEVFIRWNAAGEIAARMRHAGEDLATAADHVVLQDLAPNDGSGGVIAVDGAGNIAMPFNSQGMYRGSVRQGSAPETNIY is encoded by the coding sequence ATGACCTATTCCCTTGCCATCCACGGCGGTGCCGGAACCCTCCTGAAGGAAAACATCACCCCCGAGCAGGAGGCCGCCTATCACGACGCCCTCGCCCGCGCGCTGGAGGCGGGCGAAGCCATCCTGCGCGAAGGGGGCAGCGCGATGGACGCGGTCGAAGCGGCGGTCTGCGCGCTGGAGGATGAGCCCCTGTTCAACGCAGGGCGCGGCGCGGTCTATACCTCGGAAGGCGCGCAGGAGATGGACGCCGCCGTGATGGACGGGCGCGACCGCAGGGCGGGATCGGTCGCCGGTGTCTTTGGCCCGAAGAACCCGGTGAAACTGGCCCGCGCAGTGATGGAGCGGACCGAGCATGTCACGCTCATTGGCCCCAACGCACTCGAGATCGCGCGGCAAGCGGGGCTTGAATTCGGCGACCGCGACTACTTTTTCACCCAGTCCCGCTGGGACGCGCTGCAAGAGACGCTTGCGATGCGGGCGCGCGGCGAAGTCTCGGACGATCCGGCGCGGCGGCATGGCACCGTGGGGGCCGTGGCGCGCGATGTTGGAGGAAATATAGCTGCCGCCACCTCAACAGGGGGCATGACCGCCAAGGCCCCGGGCCGCGTGGGCGACACGCCGATGATCGGCGCGGGCACATTCGCCGATAACGCGACCTGCGCGGTCTCGGCCACCGGACATGGAGAGGTCTTTATCCGCTGGAACGCCGCCGGAGAGATCGCCGCACGCATGCGCCACGCGGGCGAAGACCTTGCCACCGCCGCCGATCATGTGGTGCTGCAGGATCTGGCCCCCAACGACGGGTCGGGCGGGGTCATCGCCGTGGACGGCGCGGGCAATATCGCCATGCCGTTCAATTCCCAAGGGATGTACCGCGGCTCGGTGCGGCAAGGCAGCGCCCCCGAAACCAACATCTACTGA
- a CDS encoding TRAP transporter small permease subunit, which translates to MRFLAAIARVICAVNLFIGNLFSWLALGIVLVCFTVVVQRYLFAISFVWMQDLYIWLNGAMFTAVAGFALLRDDHVRVDIFYRPATMARRALIDLIGVVVFLLPFCWIVYTYSMPFVTRAWGYQEGSANVGGMPGLYILKAFIIGFAFLLAIQGIAWIIRSILVLSGNAELVPKSMQYSRDQIPADHPQGAV; encoded by the coding sequence GTGCGTTTCTTAGCAGCAATTGCCAGAGTTATCTGCGCGGTGAACTTATTCATCGGCAATCTCTTCTCATGGCTCGCACTCGGCATCGTGTTGGTCTGTTTCACCGTGGTCGTGCAGCGCTATCTTTTCGCGATCAGCTTCGTTTGGATGCAAGACCTTTATATTTGGCTAAACGGCGCGATGTTCACCGCCGTTGCGGGCTTTGCCCTGCTGCGCGACGACCATGTGCGGGTCGATATCTTTTACCGCCCCGCCACGATGGCACGCCGCGCGCTGATCGACCTGATCGGCGTGGTCGTTTTTTTGCTGCCCTTCTGCTGGATCGTTTACACCTATTCGATGCCCTTCGTGACACGCGCATGGGGTTATCAAGAAGGGTCCGCCAATGTGGGCGGCATGCCGGGGCTTTATATTCTCAAGGCCTTCATCATCGGCTTTGCATTTCTACTCGCAATTCAAGGGATTGCATGGATCATCCGCTCCATCCTCGTGCTCAGCGGCAATGCTGAGCTGGTGCCCAAATCCATGCAATACAGCCGGGACCAAATCCCCGCAGACCATCCGCAGGGAGCCGTTTGA
- a CDS encoding TRAP transporter large permease, producing the protein MDPILIGEMLAALMFFGVIGFLLLGFPVAFTLAGVSLLFGAVGIGFGVFDPSNFGSLPNRYIGFMTNEVLVAVPLFIFMGVMLERSQIAEQLLLTMGKLFGNMRGGLGISVVLVGAMLAASTGVVGATVVTMGLISLPAMLRAGYDPKLATGVICASGTLGQIIPPSTVLIFMGDMLSGINSQVQMAKGNFAPTPVSVGDLFAGALLPGILLVSLYLSYVLFKAATAPASCPATPVPADEKSQLVRDFFVALVPPLLLILAVLGSILGGIATPTEAASVGAVGAMVLAALRWRLSFRILRETMIATATITSMVFIILLGASVFSIVFRMMGGDNLVHEFLSNLPGGPLAAVAVVMIIMFFLGFILDTFEIIFIVIPITAPVLLMLDIDPIWLGVLVGVNLQTSFLTPPFGFALFYLRGVAPADLPTSAIYKGILPFVMLQVVAIAILFAFPQIVTWLPKLIAG; encoded by the coding sequence ATGGATCCGATTTTGATTGGCGAGATGCTCGCCGCGCTTATGTTCTTTGGCGTGATCGGCTTTTTGCTATTGGGCTTCCCGGTCGCCTTTACCCTCGCTGGCGTATCACTGCTTTTCGGGGCCGTGGGCATTGGCTTCGGCGTTTTTGACCCATCGAACTTCGGCTCGCTGCCGAACCGCTACATCGGCTTTATGACCAACGAAGTGCTGGTCGCGGTGCCACTTTTCATCTTCATGGGGGTGATGCTGGAACGCAGCCAGATCGCCGAGCAATTGCTGCTGACCATGGGCAAACTCTTTGGCAATATGCGCGGTGGTCTTGGGATTTCCGTGGTGCTGGTGGGCGCGATGCTTGCGGCCTCTACCGGGGTTGTGGGGGCCACGGTGGTCACCATGGGGCTGATCTCACTGCCTGCGATGCTGCGGGCGGGCTATGACCCGAAACTTGCCACCGGGGTGATCTGTGCCAGCGGGACATTGGGTCAGATCATTCCGCCGTCCACCGTGCTGATCTTCATGGGCGACATGCTGTCGGGCATCAACTCTCAGGTGCAGATGGCCAAGGGCAACTTTGCCCCGACGCCGGTCTCGGTGGGGGACCTTTTTGCCGGGGCCCTGCTGCCGGGCATTTTGCTGGTCTCGCTTTACCTCAGCTATGTCTTGTTCAAGGCCGCGACCGCGCCGGCCTCTTGCCCCGCGACGCCGGTTCCTGCGGATGAGAAAAGCCAGTTGGTGCGGGATTTCTTTGTGGCGCTGGTGCCGCCGCTTTTGCTGATCCTCGCCGTGCTGGGCTCGATTCTCGGGGGCATTGCCACCCCGACCGAGGCGGCCTCTGTCGGGGCGGTGGGGGCGATGGTGCTGGCGGCCCTGCGTTGGCGCCTGTCCTTCCGCATCCTGCGGGAGACGATGATCGCCACGGCCACGATCACCAGTATGGTCTTCATCATTCTGCTGGGCGCCTCGGTCTTTTCCATCGTGTTCCGCATGATGGGCGGCGACAATCTGGTGCATGAGTTCCTGAGCAACCTGCCCGGCGGCCCCTTGGCGGCGGTGGCGGTGGTGATGATCATCATGTTCTTCCTCGGGTTCATCCTTGATACCTTTGAGATCATCTTCATCGTGATCCCGATCACCGCGCCCGTGCTTTTGATGCTGGACATTGATCCGATCTGGCTGGGCGTACTGGTGGGGGTGAACTTGCAGACCTCCTTCCTGACGCCGCCCTTCGGCTTTGCGCTGTTCTATCTGCGCGGGGTGGCTCCGGCGGATCTGCCGACCAGTGCGATTTACAAGGGCATCCTGCCGTTTGTGATGTTGCAGGTGGTGGCGATTGCGATCCTTTTCGCCTTCCCGCAGATCGTGACGTGGTTGCCGAAGTTGATCGCCGGGTAA